One Nicotiana tomentosiformis chromosome 4, ASM39032v3, whole genome shotgun sequence genomic window carries:
- the LOC138909364 gene encoding uncharacterized protein, which translates to MNIQELLVIGDLDLFVHQVLGEWATKNTKILPYLHCVQELIKRFTKIEFKHVPRIQNEFVDALAPLSSIIQHLDKNFIDPTPIGIHKHPAYCDHVKEEFNGNPWFNDIKGRVFLDDYENKLHEICSKVSPMPDTC; encoded by the coding sequence ATGAAcattcaggagttgctggtaattGGAGATTTGGATCTATTTgtacatcaggttctaggagaatgggctactaagaataccaaaatattgccatacttacattgtgtacaagagttgattaagagattcacaaagattgaattcaaacatgttccaaggattcagaatgagtttgtAGATGCATTAGCCCCCTTGTCATCCATAATACAACATCTggacaagaatttcattgatccaaccccaataggaattcataagcatcCAGCTTATTGTGATCATGTTAAAGAAGAGTTCAACGGAAATCCATGGTTCAATGATATCAAGGgaagggtatttctggatgactacgAAAACAAACTGCATGAAATATGTTCAAaggtgtcaccaatgccagatacatgctga